Genomic DNA from Roseburia intestinalis L1-82:
TCGAAGGGTATGCTTTCCATGGTAACGATCATTGTGGCGCTTGCCAGCAAAGCGGATTTTACTTTTTTAGATGAGCCGGTAGCGGGGTTAGATGTCGTGATGCGCGAGTACTTTTACCATAAACTGATGGAAGAATACACCGAAACAGGCCGTACCTTTGTGATCTCCACACACATTATCGAGGAGGCAGCGGATCTGATGGAGGAGGTCATCATGATCAAGGATGGCAGCCTTTTACTGAAAGAAAATACACAGGATCTGCTAGAGAGAAGTTATCATGTCAGCGGACTTGCGGAAGTGGTAGATCAGGCAGCGGAAGGTTATGAGAAACACCACGAGGAAAAAATGGGACGCAGCAAGAGCGTGACGATCCTTTTAAAAGAAGGCCAGGAGCTGCCAAAGGGCTATGATGTGACGATCCAGCCGATCAGCCTGGAAAAATTATTTGTTTCACTGTGCGGATTAGATGACTAGGAAATAGCGGGAGGAATGGAAAATGGAACAGTCTAAAATGATAATAAAAAGGAACCTGCTTTTCTGGGGAAAATATGGAATACAGATGACAGCCATCCTGATTGGATTTGTTTTGCTGTACGGTTTGTTTTTCAGTATGGGTGAGAGTGCTGACAGTGGATTCTGGCAGAGCGCTAATTTCTTTGCGGTCCTGATCGGCATCATGTTTAACTATATTGGACCGATCAGTTATGGAGGAGCCTATATTCCGATGGTGCTTTCATTTGGATCAGGCAGAAAGGAAGCTGCATGGGGTGCGCAGCTGTTATATGCGGGCTATGCGGTGACTGCATATCTGTTTATCCTTTTTACGGGATATATGTCCGCAGGCAGAATGGATGGATTTAAGAATATACTGATCGCGGAAGCATTTGTTTTGTGTATTGCATTCGGTCAGATCTGCGCTGTTCTGCAGATGCGTTATGGAAAAAAGGGAATAGCAGTCGGCATCATTGTGACAGTTGCAGTTGTGATGGGTATTGGTGCAGGTTTTATTATGGGCAGCGATCTGGCGGATACGCTGACTGCATGGTTTCAGGGACAGTCCGGCAGTGTTATTTCGATGGGACTTTTGATCGGTGCAGTAGTAGCAGCTGCGCTGTATGCGGTCAGTCTGGTCATGATGCTTCGCGTTGTATCGAAGTATGAAGTCCGGGTATAAAACAGAGTATTTTGTGTAGAAGACTGGGACGACAGAGCAACGGGAGTATTTTATACACAAAATGAAAACCGTATGAAAGGGGTAGCGTGGGAATGACAGGTAATTTTTTGATACAGTGTAAGACAAGAAAAATGGAAGTGCTGCAGTTCCTTGCAGTTGCATTTGGCAGCTATGTATTTGGAATCATTGTTATGATGATCATCCGGGCAAATACCATGGAAGAAAATGAGTGTGTCACTCTTGGAATGTTGATCGCGATGGCAGCACTGGTATTTATGCATTTCTTTGGTATCATATTTTCTTTTGTCGGGGAATTTAATATGGCAATTTCCATGGGAGCGACAAGAAGAGCATATGTGGGAAGTTATGCATTGTTTAATATGGCAGAACTGGCAGGATTAGAACTGTTACTGTTCGTGCTTGGGAAGATAGAATCCGCCCTGATGCGCGTGATTTATCCGCAGTGCGAAGTGATACTTGACCTCACACAGTATTTTCAGTGGAAATATCTTCTGGCAGTGATTGTGGGAATGACGATCGTTGAACTGTTTTTAGGGGCTGTAACCCTGCGGTTTGGAATGAAAGCATTCTGGGCAATCTGGGCGATCTGGATGTTTGTCACACTTGTGCCGGCGAAATTAATTGAAAATGAAGCACTGGCAGCAAAGATGCATCAGTTTGGCATGCAGATCGGATTCGGAAATATCGTGCAGTATCTGGTTGTCGTTGGAGTCATAGCCGCAGTCATTATGGCAGTGCTGGGGTGGAATTTTCTGAAAAAACAGAGTGTAACGGTGTGAGAATGTCAGAACTGGAAAGATAACAGAATGGGTGAAATGCCGGTGTGAAAAATAGAAAGCAACAGTATAGGGAATGCCAGAGATGGAAAGATAGCAAAAAGCTGGACTGTGTGAAAAAATGAGTATAAAATATAAGAAAAGGCAGAGCCGGGGATGAAGCGGTTCTGCCTTTTCTTTATGCATAATTTATGCATGCATAGATTATGTGCAATTAGTATTTGTTGCTGCGTCTCCAGATGTGCATCTTTTCAGCCTCTTTGATCAGCTCGTCACGGAAATCCGGGTGAGCGATGGAGATTAATGCCTCTGCTTTCTGCCATGCGGAAAGTCCTTTGACATTGACTTTACCGTACTCAGTTACAACATAGTGTGTGTTGGCACGGGTATCGGTTACGATGGAACCGTTGGCAAGTGTCGGGCGGATTCTTGACTGCACCTGTCCGTCTTTGGTCTTAAAGGTAGAGGACAGACAGATAAAGCTCTTGCCGCCTTTTGACAGGTAAGCACCTAAAACGAAGTCTAACTGTCCACCGGCACCACTGATCTGCTTGATACCTGCTGACTCTGCATTGACCTGACCATAGAGGTCGATATCAACGGCGTTGTTGATGGAAATAAAGTTATCGAGTGCAGAGATCGAACGGATATCGTTGGTGTAATCAACCGGAGCACTCATCAACTCTGGGTTGTCGTCTAAGTAATCGTACATTTTTTTGGTACCTGCACCGAAAGCGTAGGTCTGACGGTAACGGTCGATATTTTTCTTCGCACCGGTGATCTTTCCTGCTTTTGCGATGTCAACAAATGCATCTACATACATCTCTGTGTGGACACCGAGGTCTTTTAAGTCAGACTCTGCAATCAGGGAACCGACAGCGTTTGGCATACCGCCGATACCAAGTTGTAAGCATGCACCGTTCGGGATCTCGTCTACGATCAGTTTTGCAACCGTTTTGTCGATATCTGTTGCAGGACCGCCGGCACCAAGCTCGCCGATCGGAGGATTCGAACCCTCTACGATATAGGTAACATCGGAAATGTGAATTCCGCATTCTGTTCCGCCAAGGCAGCGCGGCATGTTTTCATTGACCTCTACGATGATGTGTTTTGCTCTCTCACACATTGCACCGAGATGGGAGGCACTTGGTCCGAAATTGAAATATCCATGGGAATCCATCGGAGCTACCTGAAACATTGCTACATCATCCGGGCAGTCAAGCTCGCGGTAGTAACGTGGCAGTTCGGAGTAACGGATCGGTGAATAGAAAGCGCATCCGCGGCTGATCATTTTACGTTCGATACCGGACATATGCCATGAGTTCCATGTAAAGTGCTCACCGGCATCTTCGCGTGCGAAAGTAGCTAACGGTTTTAAAAGGATACCACCGCGCAGGTTCACGTTTGTCAGCTCATCGGTACGTTTTGCCAGCGCCTGATCAAGGGCATCTACGGTGTTTGTACACCAGCCGAAATCAACCCAGTCACCGGATTTGATCAATTTTACCGCCTCGTCGGCAGATACAAGTTTCTGTTTGTATTCCTGTGAATAATCCATCACAAATACCTCCTCATAATTGTAAAAAATCATGATATAAAAAGATTGTTAAAAATTTACCATAGTCTTATCCTAACACTTTATGGAGAGTTTGACAAGTCAATTAAGTTACTGTTCACACATACTGTGTGAGCAGTAACAATTACAGCCTATTTTAAATGCATCTTCGATGCATGGGGCTGTAATCTGGCATGATATAGTCTTTGGCGCACAGCTTGACAGCAAGTGTCAAGCTTGCGAGTGAACA
This window encodes:
- a CDS encoding ABC transporter ATP-binding protein, with amino-acid sequence MENKMEAIICSNVNKSYGKKEVLKNIDFTLEKGKIYGLIGRNGAGKTTLLSILSAQNPATEGNVTWNGEKIWENRKALDHICFSRELSTNLYGSGVSSLKVKEYLKNASYYYPNWDQKMADELIEKFELNTKQRINKMSKGMLSMVTIIVALASKADFTFLDEPVAGLDVVMREYFYHKLMEEYTETGRTFVISTHIIEEAADLMEEVIMIKDGSLLLKENTQDLLERSYHVSGLAEVVDQAAEGYEKHHEEKMGRSKSVTILLKEGQELPKGYDVTIQPISLEKLFVSLCGLDD
- a CDS encoding butyryl-CoA:acetate CoA-transferase; this translates as MDYSQEYKQKLVSADEAVKLIKSGDWVDFGWCTNTVDALDQALAKRTDELTNVNLRGGILLKPLATFAREDAGEHFTWNSWHMSGIERKMISRGCAFYSPIRYSELPRYYRELDCPDDVAMFQVAPMDSHGYFNFGPSASHLGAMCERAKHIIVEVNENMPRCLGGTECGIHISDVTYIVEGSNPPIGELGAGGPATDIDKTVAKLIVDEIPNGACLQLGIGGMPNAVGSLIAESDLKDLGVHTEMYVDAFVDIAKAGKITGAKKNIDRYRQTYAFGAGTKKMYDYLDDNPELMSAPVDYTNDIRSISALDNFISINNAVDIDLYGQVNAESAGIKQISGAGGQLDFVLGAYLSKGGKSFICLSSTFKTKDGQVQSRIRPTLANGSIVTDTRANTHYVVTEYGKVNVKGLSAWQKAEALISIAHPDFRDELIKEAEKMHIWRRSNKY